A part of Aspergillus flavus chromosome 5, complete sequence genomic DNA contains:
- a CDS encoding putative allergen, producing the protein MQFTKSLLLLAALTTGSLAHRVHGHARRQSPSATVSAVPSSSGSASGGSWTATPASGSYSTAGFGASTANSGSGNTYAGNVGNPWGSNIIEVSESDASNYKYVAAISGQNTEPWTVVFWNKYGPDGKMDGWYGNSAVTFTLNAGETKYVAFDDDTNGGFGAAPGSLPTDSDGGYACTWGEFDFGSNGNSGWSGFDVSAIMAQNAGLTVQGMKMCDVLSGTCSSITTDAASVDNAYTSAETDIGGIGGNISGDGAVRIAVTIDYSG; encoded by the coding sequence ATGCAGTTCACAAAGTCCCTCCTGCTGCTGGCAGCCCTCACCACTGGCTCCCTTGCACACCGCGTGCACGGCCACGCAAGACGCCAGTCACCCTCCGCCACTGTGTCTGCCGttccctcctcctctggCTCTGCTTCCGGTGGATCTTGGACCGCCACACCTGCTAGCGGATCCTACTCGACTGCTGGATTTGGCGCTTCCACTGCCAACAGCGGTTCTGGTAACACCTACGCAGGCAATGTCGGCAACCCCTGGGGTAGCAATATCATCGAGGTGTCCGAGAGCGACGCCTCGAACTACAAGTACGTCGCCGCCATCTCGGGCCAGAACACCGAGCCGTGGACGGTTGTCTTCTGGAACAAGTACGGCCCCGACGGCAAGATGGACGGCTGGTACGGCAACTCCGCCGTGACCTTCACCCTCAACGCCGGCGAGACCAAGTACGTCGCTTTCGATGACGACACGAACGGTGGCTTTGGTGCTGCTCCCGGTAGCCTTCCCACCGACTCCGACGGCGGCTACGCCTGCACCTGGGGTGAATTCGACTTCGGCAGCAACGGTAACTCGGGCTGGTCCGGCTTCGATGTCTCCGCTATCATGGCCCAGAACGCTGGTCTCACTGTCCAGGGTATGAAGATGTGTGACGTCCTCAGTGGTACCTGCTCTTCTATCACTACTGATGCCGCATCGGTGGACAATGCTTATACCTCCGCCGAGACTGATATTGGTGGTATCGGTGGTAACATCTCTGGCGACGGCGCGGTCCGTATCGCTGTTACTATCGACTACAGCGGCTAG